In Geotalea uraniireducens, one genomic interval encodes:
- the lepB gene encoding signal peptidase I, producing MENKLRKWWLAGLLSLVEPGLGQVYNGQFRKGVLLFLLPLVLLPCYVLCLNSRHLFAYLAAYLLLALFYYLFVVGDAIVQARRQGGAYGLKNYNRLSVYVAVVVVATLVSTGMNLALKYNFVQAFRIPAASMEPTLLVGDRILVDRSVYAREPKRGAVIVFAYPEDPRKDFVKRVVAVGGDTVAVRDKQLYVNGRPLLEPYIEHRESELFPATVNPRDNFGPVTIPTGACFVLGDNRDRSYDSRFWGVVGKERIKGTVKNIYWSWDRERNAVRWARIGTMIL from the coding sequence ATGGAGAACAAACTGAGGAAATGGTGGCTCGCCGGGCTGTTGAGCCTGGTGGAGCCGGGGCTGGGGCAGGTGTATAACGGTCAGTTCCGCAAGGGGGTGCTGCTCTTCCTGCTGCCGCTCGTACTCCTCCCCTGTTACGTCCTCTGCCTCAATAGCCGCCATCTGTTCGCCTACCTGGCGGCGTACCTGCTGCTGGCGCTTTTCTATTACCTGTTCGTGGTGGGGGATGCCATTGTGCAGGCCCGCCGGCAGGGTGGCGCGTATGGGCTGAAGAATTACAACCGCTTGTCCGTCTATGTTGCCGTCGTCGTGGTCGCGACCCTGGTCAGCACGGGGATGAACCTGGCGCTCAAGTACAATTTCGTCCAGGCGTTCAGGATTCCGGCCGCCAGCATGGAGCCGACGCTGCTGGTCGGTGACCGGATCCTCGTCGATCGGAGCGTCTATGCGCGCGAGCCGAAACGGGGCGCGGTGATCGTCTTCGCATACCCGGAAGACCCGCGCAAGGATTTCGTCAAGCGGGTGGTGGCGGTCGGTGGTGATACGGTCGCGGTCCGGGACAAGCAGCTTTACGTGAACGGCCGGCCCCTGCTCGAACCGTACATCGAGCACCGGGAAAGCGAGCTCTTTCCGGCGACGGTGAATCCCCGGGACAATTTCGGCCCGGTCACCATTCCGACCGGCGCCTGTTTCGTGCTGGGCGACAACCGGGACCGCAGCTACGACAGCCGGTTCTGGGGCGTTGTCGGCAAAGAGCGGATCAAGGGGACGGTGAAAAATATCTACTGGTCGTGGGATCGCGAGCGCAATGCCGTCCGCTGGGCCAGAATCGGGACAATGATCCTGTAA
- a CDS encoding C-GCAxxG-C-C family protein — MESSRREMLGLLGVAIGTAAVAPLLGQQALAVPVRAKAGDAPWPYVPLDPKAVAERAYEAYLDGHCMYGTFAGIVGELAALKGAPYNTFPLAMMKYGAGGGAEWGTLCGTLNGSAAAIALLSKNPTPLIDELFGWYQTAKLPDYRPGDAIYEIAPSVARSPLCHVSVSRWCKATGLHSLSKERYERCGWLAACCAKKAVELLNSQAAGKFQASYPLPARVQECRGCHDRGGVVENTRGKMECGVCHFSLGTGHTKI; from the coding sequence ATGGAGAGTTCGCGGCGGGAGATGCTGGGGTTGTTGGGGGTGGCGATCGGGACGGCGGCGGTGGCGCCGCTGCTGGGGCAGCAGGCCCTGGCGGTGCCGGTTCGGGCGAAGGCCGGCGATGCTCCCTGGCCCTATGTCCCCCTCGATCCGAAGGCGGTGGCGGAGCGGGCCTATGAGGCATACCTGGACGGGCACTGCATGTACGGCACCTTTGCCGGGATCGTCGGCGAGCTGGCGGCGCTGAAAGGCGCCCCCTACAATACCTTCCCGCTGGCAATGATGAAGTACGGCGCCGGCGGTGGCGCCGAGTGGGGGACCCTCTGCGGTACCCTCAACGGCAGCGCGGCGGCAATTGCCCTGCTGTCGAAGAATCCGACGCCGCTGATCGATGAACTGTTCGGCTGGTACCAAACGGCCAAGCTCCCCGACTACCGGCCGGGCGATGCCATTTACGAGATCGCGCCGTCGGTGGCCCGCTCGCCGCTCTGCCACGTCTCGGTCTCCCGCTGGTGCAAGGCGACCGGGCTCCACTCGCTTTCCAAGGAGCGCTACGAACGGTGCGGCTGGCTGGCGGCCTGTTGCGCCAAAAAGGCCGTCGAACTGCTCAACAGCCAGGCGGCGGGAAAATTCCAGGCGAGCTATCCGCTGCCGGCGCGGGTCCAGGAGTGCCGGGGCTGTCACGACCGGGGCGGGGTGGTGGAGAATACCCGCGGCAAGATGGAGTGCGGCGTCTGTCACTTCAGCCTTGGCACCGGGCACACGAAAATCTGA
- the miaA gene encoding tRNA (adenosine(37)-N6)-dimethylallyltransferase MiaA, translated as MMAITDYRLLVVLGPTASGKTRLGVGLARALGGEVISADSRQVYRGMDIGTGKDREEYGEIPCHLIDIADPGYEFSVFEFQRRFLDVWAEVRGRGRLPVLVGGTGLYLDAVLRGYRLVAVPANGPLRAELAALVPEELQERLCRANPRLHNTTDLLDRERLVRAIEIAEYEAEHPPEPLPALAPLVFGIRWERSELRRRITERLKARLAGGMIEEVERLHAAGVPWATLDYFGLEYRFVASYLRGELNRNDLFQKLNSAIHDFAKRQETWFRRMERHGVPIHWLDGAAEPLTAALALLGRTGARAGR; from the coding sequence ATGATGGCGATTACAGATTACCGGCTGCTGGTGGTGCTCGGCCCCACCGCTTCGGGGAAGACCCGGCTCGGCGTCGGGCTGGCCCGCGCCCTCGGCGGCGAGGTGATCTCGGCCGATTCGCGCCAGGTCTACCGGGGGATGGATATCGGCACCGGCAAGGACCGGGAGGAGTACGGCGAGATCCCCTGTCACCTGATCGATATTGCCGATCCCGGCTACGAGTTCAGCGTCTTCGAGTTCCAGCGGCGCTTCCTCGACGTCTGGGCGGAGGTGCGGGGGCGGGGGCGGCTGCCGGTGCTGGTGGGGGGGACCGGTCTTTACCTCGATGCGGTGCTCCGCGGCTACCGGCTGGTGGCGGTGCCGGCAAACGGGCCGCTGCGCGCCGAACTGGCTGCGCTCGTCCCGGAAGAGCTGCAGGAGCGGCTTTGCCGCGCCAATCCCCGGCTGCACAACACCACCGACCTCCTCGATCGGGAGCGGCTGGTGCGGGCCATCGAGATCGCCGAATACGAAGCGGAGCACCCGCCGGAACCGTTGCCGGCGCTGGCGCCGCTGGTCTTCGGGATTCGCTGGGAACGGAGCGAATTGCGCCGGCGGATCACCGAACGGCTCAAGGCGCGGCTGGCCGGCGGGATGATCGAGGAGGTGGAACGGCTCCATGCCGCCGGGGTGCCGTGGGCCACCCTCGACTACTTCGGCCTCGAATATCGCTTCGTCGCCAGCTATCTGCGCGGCGAGCTGAACCGCAACGATCTCTTCCAGAAGCTGAACAGCGCCATTCACGACTTTGCCAAGCGGCAGGAAACCTGGTTCCGGCGGATGGAGCGCCACGGCGTGCCGATTCACTGGCTCGACGGGGCGGCCGAGCCGCTGACGGCGGCCCTTGCCCTGCTCGGCCGGACCGGCGCGAGGGCTGGACGATGA
- a CDS encoding glycosyltransferase family 2 protein, with protein MTPERYLASRGVTGPWQVAGDTAGGAAGAVIIPALAESAELFATLRSLAANPPELMPRFLVLVVVNQREDVPAADRADNLRTLELLAAAAPALAPLRLAWVDATTAGRELPAKGGGVGLARKIGHDLALPLLDWRADPLLISLDADTLVEPSYLPALVAHFAAPHPGGAVLPFCHRPGATPAEAAAIERYELFLRLYVYGLALAGSPYAFHTVGSAMACRGSAYLRMGGMNSRRAGEDFYFLQQLYKTAGLAPLAGTLLHPSPRRSHRVPFGTGRSVSRLLDGDGEAVLFYDPACFRVLGAWLRLAAERWEGAGEELLAGAGALAPALADYLAALELPLVWDRLRRHHPGRERFLTAFHGWFDGLRTMKLIHHLSADLHPRRPPTVELLAGYCRWGGLGAAPEPVALLDELRTRQNGLAA; from the coding sequence ATGACCCCGGAGCGTTATCTGGCGAGCCGGGGGGTGACCGGTCCCTGGCAGGTGGCCGGCGACACGGCCGGCGGCGCGGCCGGGGCGGTGATCATCCCGGCCCTGGCGGAGAGCGCCGAACTCTTTGCCACCCTCCGCTCGCTGGCGGCCAATCCGCCGGAGCTTATGCCCCGCTTCCTCGTCCTGGTGGTGGTCAATCAGCGGGAGGATGTACCGGCGGCGGACCGGGCCGACAATCTCCGCACCCTGGAACTCCTGGCCGCTGCGGCGCCGGCGTTGGCGCCGCTTCGCCTCGCCTGGGTCGATGCCACGACCGCCGGCCGTGAGCTGCCGGCCAAAGGGGGTGGGGTCGGGCTGGCGCGGAAGATCGGCCACGACCTGGCGTTGCCGCTTCTCGACTGGCGCGCCGACCCGCTGTTGATCTCCCTCGACGCCGACACCCTCGTCGAGCCGTCCTATCTGCCGGCGCTGGTCGCCCACTTCGCCGCGCCCCATCCCGGCGGGGCGGTGCTCCCCTTTTGCCACCGGCCGGGCGCTACCCCGGCGGAAGCGGCGGCCATCGAGCGCTACGAACTGTTTCTCCGCCTCTACGTTTACGGCCTCGCCCTGGCCGGCTCTCCCTACGCCTTCCACACCGTCGGCAGCGCCATGGCCTGCCGCGGTTCGGCCTATCTGCGGATGGGGGGGATGAACAGCCGCCGCGCCGGCGAGGATTTCTATTTCCTCCAGCAGCTCTACAAGACCGCCGGCCTAGCGCCGCTGGCCGGCACGCTGCTCCATCCGTCGCCGCGCCGTTCCCACCGGGTGCCGTTCGGCACCGGGCGGAGCGTTTCCCGGCTCCTGGACGGCGACGGCGAGGCGGTGCTCTTCTACGATCCGGCCTGCTTCCGGGTCCTGGGCGCCTGGCTGCGGCTGGCGGCCGAGCGGTGGGAGGGTGCCGGTGAGGAACTGCTCGCCGGGGCCGGGGCGCTCGCGCCGGCGCTGGCCGACTACCTGGCGGCACTGGAGCTGCCGCTCGTCTGGGACCGGCTGCGGCGGCACCACCCCGGCCGGGAGCGTTTTCTGACCGCTTTCCACGGCTGGTTCGACGGCCTCAGGACGATGAAGCTGATCCACCATCTCTCCGCCGATCTCCATCCCCGCCGGCCGCCGACGGTGGAGCTTCTGGCCGGCTACTGCCGCTGGGGGGGCCTCGGCGCGGCCCCTGAACCGGTAGCGCTGCTCGACGAACTCCGCACCCGCCAGAATGGCCTAGCGGCCTGA
- a CDS encoding APC family permease, whose amino-acid sequence MHPHQTDNGGLLQRGRRLLFGAPKQLQDPHLFHRMALIPILAWVGLGADGLSSSAYGPEEAFRALGGHAYLALLLAAVMALTVFIISYAYSRIIEHFPHGGGGYIVATHLLGEGAGVVSGSALLVDYVMTITISIASCCDAIFSFLPVAWLHYKVPVAGVLTVLLIILNIRGVKESVTVLAPIFMTFVATHILMLIYGVFSHSDRFAPVVRDFGAGLHRDVSSIGLLGMFLLFLRAYSLGGGTYTGIEAVSNGLQIMREPRVQTGKRTMLYMATSLAFTASLILLCYLLVAVTPVEGKTLNAVLADALFSHWPLGRALAFVTIFSEGALLLVAAQAGFVDGPRVMANMAIDSWFPHRFAALSERLTMRNGIVLMGIAALALLFYTGGSVSALVVMYSINVFITFSLSQLGMSRFFIQRRREDPQWRRHLAVHLVGLLLCVTILVITTFEKFAEGGWMTLLITAVVIALCYLIKNHYRRVRRGIAQLDETLLDFPTAGPVNHAPVNRQEPTAIQLVSGYSGFGVHTLLSILTTFPHTYKNIIFTSVAVMDSGSFKGAEEVAALERAVIADLEKFVDLARRLGLAADYRMAVGTDVVETASGLCQQLAEVFPRTTVFTGQLTFRLEKFYHKMLHNETAFAIQRRLQWSGVTTVILPIRVKT is encoded by the coding sequence ATGCACCCACACCAGACTGACAACGGCGGCCTGCTGCAGCGGGGCCGGCGACTGCTGTTCGGCGCCCCGAAGCAACTGCAGGACCCGCATCTATTCCACCGGATGGCCCTGATCCCGATCCTCGCCTGGGTTGGGCTCGGCGCCGACGGCCTCTCCTCGTCGGCCTACGGTCCGGAGGAGGCGTTCCGGGCGCTCGGCGGTCACGCCTACCTGGCGCTTCTCCTGGCGGCGGTAATGGCGCTGACGGTCTTCATCATCTCCTACGCCTATTCGCGGATCATTGAGCATTTCCCCCACGGCGGCGGTGGTTACATCGTTGCTACCCATCTGCTTGGCGAGGGGGCCGGGGTCGTCTCCGGCAGCGCCCTGTTGGTCGACTACGTGATGACCATCACGATCTCCATCGCCTCCTGCTGCGACGCGATCTTCAGTTTCCTGCCGGTCGCCTGGCTCCACTACAAGGTGCCGGTCGCCGGTGTCCTGACCGTTCTGCTGATCATTCTCAACATCCGTGGGGTGAAGGAGTCGGTGACGGTGCTGGCGCCGATCTTCATGACCTTTGTCGCCACCCACATCCTGATGCTGATCTACGGAGTCTTCAGCCACAGCGACCGCTTCGCCCCGGTGGTGCGCGACTTCGGCGCCGGTCTCCACCGCGACGTCTCGTCGATCGGCCTCCTCGGGATGTTTCTCCTCTTCCTCCGCGCCTACTCCCTCGGCGGCGGGACCTACACCGGGATCGAGGCGGTCTCCAACGGGCTGCAGATCATGCGCGAACCGCGGGTGCAGACCGGCAAGCGGACCATGCTCTACATGGCCACGTCGCTCGCCTTTACCGCTTCGCTGATCCTCCTCTGCTACCTCCTGGTCGCGGTGACGCCGGTGGAGGGGAAGACCCTCAACGCGGTGCTGGCCGACGCGCTGTTCAGCCACTGGCCGTTGGGCCGGGCGCTCGCCTTTGTCACCATCTTCTCCGAAGGGGCGTTGCTCTTGGTGGCCGCCCAGGCCGGTTTCGTCGACGGCCCACGGGTGATGGCGAACATGGCGATCGATTCCTGGTTCCCCCACCGCTTCGCCGCCCTCTCCGAACGGCTGACCATGCGCAACGGCATCGTGCTGATGGGGATCGCCGCCCTGGCCCTGCTGTTTTACACCGGCGGTTCGGTGTCGGCGCTGGTAGTGATGTACTCGATCAACGTCTTCATCACCTTTTCCCTCTCCCAGCTGGGGATGTCGCGGTTCTTCATCCAGCGGCGCCGCGAGGACCCGCAGTGGCGGCGGCACCTGGCGGTCCACCTGGTCGGCCTCTTGCTCTGCGTGACCATCCTGGTAATCACCACCTTCGAGAAATTCGCCGAAGGGGGGTGGATGACCCTGCTGATCACCGCGGTGGTGATCGCCCTCTGCTACCTGATCAAGAATCATTACCGGCGGGTCCGGCGGGGGATCGCCCAGCTCGACGAGACCCTGCTCGATTTCCCTACCGCCGGGCCGGTCAACCATGCGCCGGTCAACCGCCAGGAGCCGACCGCCATCCAACTGGTCTCCGGTTACAGCGGTTTCGGCGTCCATACCCTGCTGTCGATCCTCACCACCTTTCCCCATACTTACAAGAACATCATCTTCACGTCGGTGGCGGTAATGGACTCGGGCTCGTTCAAGGGGGCGGAGGAGGTGGCGGCGCTGGAGCGGGCGGTGATCGCCGACCTGGAGAAATTCGTCGACCTGGCCCGCCGGCTCGGCCTGGCCGCCGATTACCGGATGGCGGTCGGCACCGATGTGGTCGAAACCGCCAGCGGGCTCTGCCAGCAACTGGCCGAGGTCTTCCCCCGGACGACGGTTTTCACCGGCCAGCTGACCTTCCGGCTGGAGAAGTTCTACCACAAGATGCTCCACAACGAGACCGCCTTCGCCATCCAGCGCCGCCTCCAGTGGAGCGGGGTGACTACGGTGATCCTGCCGATCCGGGTCAAGACCTGA
- a CDS encoding tetratricopeptide repeat protein has product MLRKTVRKLVLPVCLISLAGCATIVTGGPKALPIMSQPDGAKIEIIDIRNDNARVIKATTPYTASLERSAGFFRSARYKVRIAKEGYLPYETELQAELNGWYFGNIALGGALGMLIIDPGTGAMWSINEKNINVKLYADSPEGKMAMARERYNGLAPFRDGDYDQAIADLDQALTLDPEYAEGYCTRAECRLEKGEIDAALSDVDRAIALKPDYADAYATRGKLLQKKGDMASAKVDLQKAAELRRGAAKRL; this is encoded by the coding sequence ATGCTGCGGAAAACTGTACGGAAGCTGGTTCTGCCGGTCTGTCTCATCTCCCTTGCCGGGTGTGCCACCATTGTCACCGGTGGCCCGAAAGCCCTGCCGATCATGTCGCAGCCGGACGGCGCGAAGATCGAAATCATCGATATCCGGAATGACAATGCCCGCGTTATCAAGGCCACCACCCCCTACACCGCCTCCCTGGAGCGTTCGGCCGGTTTCTTCCGTTCCGCCCGCTACAAGGTGCGAATCGCCAAGGAAGGGTACCTTCCCTACGAGACGGAACTCCAGGCGGAACTCAACGGCTGGTATTTCGGCAATATCGCCTTGGGCGGGGCGCTGGGGATGCTGATCATCGACCCGGGGACCGGCGCGATGTGGAGCATCAACGAGAAGAACATCAACGTCAAACTCTACGCCGATTCGCCGGAAGGGAAGATGGCGATGGCCCGGGAGCGGTACAATGGCCTTGCGCCGTTCCGGGATGGCGATTACGATCAGGCGATTGCCGATCTGGACCAGGCGCTCACGCTCGATCCGGAATATGCCGAAGGATACTGTACCCGCGCCGAGTGCCGCCTGGAGAAGGGTGAAATTGACGCCGCCCTCAGTGACGTCGACCGGGCCATCGCGCTGAAGCCCGACTACGCTGACGCCTATGCCACGCGGGGCAAGCTCTTGCAGAAAAAAGGGGATATGGCCTCCGCCAAGGTGGACCTGCAGAAGGCGGCGGAATTGCGGCGCGGGGCGGCGAAGCGACTGTAG
- a CDS encoding molybdopterin oxidoreductase family protein has product MNSELKRSVCPYDCPDTCGLLVTVTNGRAVKVSGDPEHPFTRGTLCPKMLHYEKTVHSPLRLTTPLLRSGPKGSGEFRSIGWDEAVAQIADRWRQIIADYGAEAILPYSYAGTMGLVQRNSGHPFFHRLGASRLERTICSPAKEVGWQTVMGETAAPHPDAVAASDLVILWGINAAATNIHFLHGVREARKRGATVWLIDTYRTPTAAATDRTILVRPGSDGALALGMMHVIARDGLVDEEFVAERVQGYAEFRASILPAYPPERVAAITGLPAPLIEELAGVYGRAHAPFIRLGSGLSRYGNGAMTVRCIVALPALTGAYAREGGGCFASTSTGAAFAIKEVTREDFQPRPTRLVNMNQLGHALTELADPPVMGLYVYHSNPAAVTPDQNAVLRGLARDDLFTVVHERFLTDTARYADLVLPATSSLEQSDIYRAYGTYCIQRAYPAIPPVGESRSNWDTFALLAAAMGFSEPFFRQSAEQLIDHLLALPAPFRDGIDLERLAAGLAVELNLAGAAPGRFRTPSGKIELFNPREPEPLPRYLPTHEEDGELPLRLMTAPSLYALNASFYEQEELRARQGGMCLQLHPAEARARGLADGQRVLAWNRLGEVPFILTVTERVPTGVAVAEGVWWQVFAPGERTVNALTSQRLTDRGNGSTFYDTRVEVKGVEIS; this is encoded by the coding sequence ATGAACAGCGAACTCAAGCGTTCCGTCTGCCCCTACGACTGCCCCGACACCTGCGGCCTGCTGGTGACCGTGACGAATGGCCGGGCGGTCAAGGTGAGCGGCGACCCGGAGCACCCCTTCACCCGCGGCACCCTCTGCCCGAAGATGCTCCATTACGAAAAGACCGTCCATTCACCGCTCCGGCTGACGACGCCGCTCTTGCGCAGCGGACCGAAGGGGAGCGGCGAATTCCGGTCGATCGGCTGGGACGAGGCGGTGGCGCAGATCGCCGACCGTTGGCGACAGATCATCGCCGACTACGGCGCCGAGGCGATCCTCCCCTACTCCTACGCCGGGACGATGGGGCTGGTGCAGCGGAACAGCGGCCACCCCTTCTTCCACCGCCTCGGCGCTTCCCGCCTTGAACGGACCATCTGTTCCCCGGCCAAGGAGGTTGGCTGGCAGACGGTGATGGGGGAAACCGCCGCGCCCCATCCGGATGCGGTGGCGGCCAGCGACCTGGTCATCCTCTGGGGGATCAACGCCGCGGCAACCAACATCCATTTCCTCCATGGGGTCCGCGAGGCGAGGAAGCGGGGGGCGACAGTCTGGCTGATCGACACCTACCGGACGCCGACGGCGGCAGCCACAGACCGGACGATCCTGGTCCGGCCGGGGAGCGACGGCGCGCTGGCGCTGGGAATGATGCACGTCATCGCCCGGGACGGCTTGGTGGACGAGGAGTTCGTCGCCGAGCGGGTGCAGGGATACGCCGAGTTCCGCGCTTCGATCCTCCCCGCCTATCCGCCGGAGCGGGTGGCGGCCATCACCGGGCTGCCGGCGCCGCTGATCGAGGAGCTGGCCGGGGTCTACGGCCGTGCCCACGCCCCGTTCATCCGGCTCGGCAGCGGGCTCTCCCGCTACGGCAACGGCGCGATGACGGTCCGCTGCATCGTCGCCCTGCCGGCCCTGACCGGCGCCTACGCCCGGGAGGGGGGCGGCTGTTTCGCCAGCACCAGCACCGGCGCGGCTTTTGCCATCAAGGAAGTGACCCGGGAGGATTTCCAGCCCCGGCCGACCCGGCTGGTCAACATGAACCAGCTCGGTCACGCCCTGACCGAGCTGGCCGACCCGCCGGTGATGGGGCTCTATGTCTACCACTCGAATCCGGCGGCGGTCACCCCGGACCAGAACGCGGTGTTGCGGGGACTGGCCCGGGACGACCTCTTCACCGTGGTCCACGAGCGGTTCCTCACCGACACCGCCCGCTACGCCGACCTCGTCCTGCCGGCCACCTCTTCGCTGGAACAGAGCGATATCTACCGCGCCTACGGCACTTACTGCATCCAGCGGGCCTACCCGGCGATCCCACCGGTGGGGGAGAGCCGGAGCAACTGGGATACCTTCGCCCTGCTCGCCGCGGCGATGGGTTTCAGCGAACCGTTTTTCCGCCAGAGCGCCGAGCAACTGATCGATCACCTGCTGGCCCTGCCGGCGCCGTTCCGCGACGGGATCGACCTGGAGCGGCTGGCCGCCGGGCTGGCGGTAGAGCTGAACCTGGCCGGTGCGGCGCCCGGCCGCTTCCGCACCCCCTCGGGGAAGATCGAGCTCTTCAATCCCCGCGAGCCGGAGCCGCTCCCCCGCTATCTGCCGACCCACGAGGAAGACGGTGAGCTGCCGCTGCGACTGATGACCGCCCCGAGCCTCTACGCCCTCAACGCCTCTTTTTACGAGCAGGAGGAGCTGCGGGCCCGGCAGGGGGGGATGTGCCTGCAGCTCCACCCCGCCGAAGCCCGGGCGCGGGGGCTGGCCGACGGCCAGCGGGTGCTCGCCTGGAACCGGCTCGGTGAGGTGCCGTTCATCCTCACGGTCACCGAGCGGGTGCCGACCGGCGTGGCGGTGGCCGAAGGGGTCTGGTGGCAAGTCTTCGCCCCGGGGGAACGGACCGTCAACGCCCTCACCTCCCAGCGACTGACCGACCGGGGGAACGGCAGCACCTTCTACGACACCCGGGTCGAGGTCAAAGGGGTGGAAATCAGCTAA
- a CDS encoding phosphotransacetylase family protein — MCRKIFIAATGQNSGKTTISVSLMHLARKKYGRVGFIKAIGPKCQVFNGVTVDKDAALMARLFGLEEDIARMSPVVLGRGSTKKFIDGEIPALYPIERITEACRELEKKNDFLIIEGAGHGGVGSVIGLNNARVAKMLGAPVLMVSGGGIGNVIDSVQLNLPLYRLEGADMKALLVNKLIPEKRQTSLAYLQRAFAPHDIAVIGAFDFSPVLANPTLNSLSRLLAHPLKGDVSQGTRIVHNIQLGAASSQRVIDGLLESTLLVVTSSRDELIVTTSSLYHIPAYREKIAGLIIPGHAPVSAITQQILDGSDIPYIRIHESTAEVFSAMNYHVSKISAEDTEKIDLVKSQAEEVIDFDAIDALLG, encoded by the coding sequence ATGTGCCGGAAAATATTCATTGCCGCAACCGGGCAGAATTCGGGCAAAACGACCATCAGCGTCTCGCTGATGCACCTGGCGCGGAAGAAGTACGGCCGGGTCGGCTTCATCAAGGCGATCGGCCCCAAATGCCAGGTCTTCAACGGCGTCACCGTCGACAAGGATGCGGCGCTGATGGCCCGGCTCTTCGGCCTGGAGGAGGACATCGCCCGGATGTCGCCGGTGGTGCTCGGCCGCGGCTCCACCAAGAAGTTCATCGACGGCGAAATCCCCGCCCTCTACCCCATCGAGCGGATCACCGAGGCCTGCCGGGAGCTGGAAAAGAAGAACGATTTCCTGATCATCGAGGGGGCGGGCCACGGCGGCGTCGGCTCGGTCATCGGCCTCAACAACGCCCGGGTGGCCAAGATGCTCGGTGCCCCGGTGCTGATGGTTTCCGGCGGCGGCATCGGCAACGTCATCGATTCGGTCCAGCTCAACCTGCCGCTCTACCGGCTCGAAGGGGCCGACATGAAGGCGCTGCTGGTCAACAAGCTGATCCCGGAAAAGCGCCAGACCTCCCTGGCCTATCTGCAACGGGCCTTTGCCCCCCATGACATCGCGGTGATCGGCGCCTTCGACTTCTCGCCGGTGCTGGCCAACCCGACCCTCAACAGTCTCTCCCGGCTCCTCGCCCATCCGCTCAAGGGGGACGTCAGTCAGGGGACGCGGATCGTCCACAACATCCAGCTCGGTGCCGCCTCATCCCAACGGGTGATCGACGGGCTGCTCGAATCGACGCTCCTGGTCGTCACCAGCTCCCGCGACGAGCTGATCGTCACCACCTCGTCCCTCTACCATATCCCGGCCTACCGGGAGAAGATCGCCGGGCTGATCATTCCGGGCCACGCCCCGGTTTCGGCGATCACCCAGCAGATCCTCGACGGCAGCGACATCCCCTACATCCGGATCCACGAATCGACCGCCGAGGTCTTTTCGGCGATGAACTACCACGTTTCCAAGATCAGCGCCGAAGATACCGAGAAGATCGACCTGGTGAAGAGCCAGGCGGAAGAGGTCATCGACTTCGACGCCATCGACGCCCTGCTCGGCTGA
- the rfaD gene encoding ADP-glyceromanno-heptose 6-epimerase, with amino-acid sequence MIIITGGAGLIGSAVAWLLNRQGRDDLVIVDHLGSGDKWRNLAPLRFRDYLEKDKLLALLEGAPAAPFGGRPVEAVIHLGACSSTTERDASYLAENNFAYSKRLAGYALATGARFIYASSAATYGDGSLGFGDDEALLHRLRPLNAYGYSKQLFDLWLLQNGLLDRVAGLKYFNVFGPNEHHKGEMRSVVLKAFQQVVETGAMTLFRSHRPDYADGEQLRDFVYVKDAAAMTLFFLEQRQANGLFNIGTGTARSWNDLARALFAALDRPPQITYCDMPEQLRARYQYYTCADPGKIRAAGYTGPTTPLEEAIGDYVRNYLVPERFLGDETDLS; translated from the coding sequence ATGATCATCATTACCGGCGGCGCCGGGCTGATCGGCAGCGCCGTGGCCTGGCTGCTCAATCGGCAGGGGCGGGACGATCTCGTTATCGTCGATCACCTGGGGAGCGGCGACAAGTGGCGCAACCTGGCGCCGCTCCGCTTTCGCGACTATCTGGAGAAGGACAAGCTGCTGGCGCTTCTGGAAGGGGCGCCGGCGGCGCCGTTCGGCGGCCGGCCGGTGGAGGCGGTGATCCACCTCGGCGCCTGCTCGTCGACCACCGAGCGGGATGCCAGCTATCTGGCGGAGAACAACTTCGCCTACTCGAAGCGGCTTGCCGGCTATGCCCTGGCGACGGGGGCCCGCTTCATCTACGCCTCCAGCGCTGCCACCTACGGCGACGGCAGCCTCGGCTTCGGCGACGACGAGGCGTTGCTCCACCGCCTCCGCCCGCTCAATGCCTACGGCTACTCCAAACAGCTCTTCGATCTCTGGCTGCTGCAAAACGGCCTGCTCGACCGGGTAGCCGGCCTCAAGTACTTCAATGTCTTCGGCCCCAACGAGCACCACAAGGGGGAGATGCGCTCGGTGGTGCTCAAGGCGTTCCAGCAGGTGGTCGAGACCGGCGCGATGACGCTGTTCCGCTCCCACCGTCCCGACTACGCCGACGGCGAGCAGCTGCGGGATTTCGTCTACGTCAAGGACGCCGCGGCGATGACCCTCTTCTTCCTGGAACAGCGGCAGGCGAACGGCCTTTTCAATATCGGCACCGGTACCGCCCGCTCCTGGAACGACCTGGCCCGGGCGCTCTTCGCCGCCCTCGACCGCCCGCCGCAGATCACCTACTGCGACATGCCGGAGCAGCTCCGTGCCCGCTACCAGTACTACACCTGCGCCGATCCGGGCAAAATCCGGGCCGCCGGCTATACCGGCCCCACGACGCCGCTGGAGGAGGCGATTGGCGACTACGTGCGGAATTACCTCGTGCCGGAACGTTTCCTCGGCGACGAAACCGACCTCTCCTGA